Below is a window of Pseudomonas eucalypticola DNA.
CGACCTGCCATCCCAGGACCAGTCCGAGGACATCGTGCGCACCAAGGTACTGGAAGCGCACAAGATCCTCATGGGCCTGAACGACTCCAACCGCGAAGCGTTCCACGACCTGGTCAGCGCCCTCGAGCGCAGCTGAAGCCAGCTACCACAAAAAAGGGCGACTTCCGTGGAAGCCGCCCTTTTTCATTGCCGACTGCGAATCAGAGCTTCGCCTTGAGCAACGCTTCCAGTTTCTCCTGGTCGCGGGCGAACTGGCGAATGCCTTCGGCCAGCTTCTCGGTGGCCATGGCGTCTTCGTTGGACTCCCAGCGGAACTGAGCTTCGTTCAGCGTGTGCTTCGGCTCGCCGGCGTTGCCAGGCTTGAGTTTCTGCGACAGCGTGCCGGTGTCATCCGACAGCTTCTGCAACAGCTCGGGGCTGATGGTCAGGCGGTCGCAACCGGCCAGCTCTTCGATCTGGCTGGTGTTGCGGAAGCTGGCGCCCATGACCACGGTGTCGTAGCCATTGGCCTTGTAGTAGTTGTAGATGCGCGTGACCGACTGCACGCCCGGGTCTTCGGCGCCGGTGTATTCCTGACCGGTGGACTTCTTGTACCAGTCGTAGATGCGGCCCACGAACGGCGAGATCAGGAACACCCCGGCGTCGGCGCAGGCGGCGGCCTGAGCGAAAGAGAACAGCAGGGTCAGGTTGGTCTGAATACCTTCCTTCTCGAGTTTCTCGGCGGCGCGGATACCTTCCCAGGTCGACGCCAGCTTGATCAGCACGCGGTCGCGGCTGACGCCAGCCTTGTCGTACAGGTCGATCAACTGGTGGGCCTTGGCCAGCAGCTTGGGCTCGTCGAACGACAGGCGCGCATCCACCTCGGTGGAGATGCGTCCCGGGATCGCCTTCAAGATACCGCT
It encodes the following:
- the tal gene encoding transaldolase — its product is MTSKLEQLKQFTTVVADTGDLDAITRLKPVDATTNPSLLLKAAAITSYADLLNDAVGDVKGDIGLACDRFAVAVGSGILKAIPGRISTEVDARLSFDEPKLLAKAHQLIDLYDKAGVSRDRVLIKLASTWEGIRAAEKLEKEGIQTNLTLLFSFAQAAACADAGVFLISPFVGRIYDWYKKSTGQEYTGAEDPGVQSVTRIYNYYKANGYDTVVMGASFRNTSQIEELAGCDRLTISPELLQKLSDDTGTLSQKLKPGNAGEPKHTLNEAQFRWESNEDAMATEKLAEGIRQFARDQEKLEALLKAKL